A single Oscillospiraceae bacterium DNA region contains:
- a CDS encoding helix-turn-helix transcriptional regulator — MPTDALLCDLSDLFKSFADTTRVKILFSLLENELCVCAISELLSMEQSAISHQLKKLKRANLVGCRRQGKTIIYFLADDHVKTILSVGFEHLLEKGENL; from the coding sequence ATGCCGACAGATGCGCTTTTGTGCGATTTATCTGATTTATTCAAGTCCTTTGCCGATACAACGAGGGTTAAAATTCTCTTTTCTTTATTGGAAAATGAGCTTTGCGTATGTGCCATTTCCGAGCTTCTCAGCATGGAGCAATCGGCTATTTCTCATCAGCTCAAAAAGCTTAAAAGGGCAAATCTTGTAGGTTGCCGCAGACAAGGAAAAACAATAATATATTTTCTTGCAGATGACCACGTAAAAACTATTCTTTCCGTCGGTTTTGAGCATTTGCTTGAAAAGGGAGAAAATCTATGA